From a single Apium graveolens cultivar Ventura chromosome 2, ASM990537v1, whole genome shotgun sequence genomic region:
- the LOC141701457 gene encoding protein FAR1-RELATED SEQUENCE 5-like produces the protein MMNLLSETSGGIEKVSFSAQDVRNVIRDIRRRVFDSGDAECGLVFLRDLQKQSDGNFFYRMDVDEENRVRGLVWVDPHSLNAYKNFGDVMDFEVEAVDNKPPITIITDQDIALSNVIAEVMPNTNHTYYTWHISSKFPEKLSTLYTQYSEFKTDFNTCIYKSLSPTEFGGRWEDLKEKYDLENHNWLNDMYAIRR, from the exons ATGATGAATTTACTTAGTGAGACGAGTGGTGGTATTGAAAAAGTTAGTTTTTCCGCTCAAGATGTACGAAATGTAATACGTGACATTCGAAGACGGGTTTTTGATTCTGGTGATGCGGAGTGTGGATTGGTTTTCTTACGAGACTTGCAAAAACAAAGTGATGGAAATTTTTTCTACCGAATGGATGTGGATGAGGAGAATCGGGTTAGGGGTTTGGTGTGGGTTGATCCTCATTCGCTTAACGCGTACAAGAATTTTGGAGATGTG ATGGATTTTGAAGTGGAAGCGGTCGATAACAAGCCACCTATTACCATTATTACGGATCAAGACATTGCTTTAAGTAATGTCATTGCCGAGGTTATGCCTAACACTAACCATACATATTATACGTGGCATATTAGTAGCAAGTTTCCCGAGAAACTATCTACTTTGTATACTCAATACTCGGAGTTCAAGACGGATTTTAACACATGTATCTACAAGTCATTGTCACCAACGGAATTTGGAGGTAGGTGGGAGGATTTGAAAGAGAAATACGATCTTGAAAATCACAATTGGCTAAATGATATGTATGCAATTAGACGATAA